Below is a genomic region from Fulvia fulva chromosome 13, complete sequence.
CTTGAAGCACGGGAACTCGAGAGCTGTCAGGTTCGGATCGGCACCGTTGGCGAGTAAGAGGTCGACCAAGTCTTCTCGGTTGTCGCGAATGGCAGAACACAGGGGAGTATAGATGCCATCCTTCTTCGCATTGGGATCAGCACCGTGCTTGAGGAGCAGGTCGATGGCCTCGCGGGAGTTGATTGAAGTGGCTAGCTCGAGGACACCAGGTGCACGACGCAGGTCTGCACCACGCTCGAGGAGAATCTCGAGCATCTGAGGAGTGTGAACCGCAGCCCAAAGAACAATCTTAGGCCCTGGTAGATTCGGATCGGCTCCATGATCGAGCAATAGAGTGACAAGGTCAGTCCTACCCGCGTTGATGGCTTTGAACAGGGGAGTCTCGCCGCGGATGTTCTTGTTGTTCGGATCGGCGTCGTACACCATCATGAGCTCAACGAGACTCGCCGGAGTGCTCTTGTTCATTGACTGTGTGAACGGCGTGCAACCGTTCTCTTCCATAGCATTGGTATCTGCTCCATGCTGGAGGTAAAGCTGAGCAAAGTGTGCCTTACTAGGTGTTAGCgagaccgcgaagggattcTCGCCATATGGCCCGGCTGAGACATTTGGATCCGCGCCATACTTCATCAAGAGCTGGGCGGCTTCGAAGAATGATGATCCAGTAGCAGTGTAAAGAGGCGTCGAACCGTCTTTGTCCTTGGCATTGACATCTGCGCCAAATAACAACAGCAGGCGCATGCTCTCGATATCGTGGTTGATGACCGCGGCACCAAGAAGACTGTTTTCAGCAGGAATGCCGTGGTCCAGAAGCTGCTCGATGGTCTTGTGATCTTTCTGCTGAACAGCATTGGTGAGTGCTTTTCGCGAGGCATCAGACACATTTGGAGTGGTGTGTTTAGGCCTCCACCTTGGTGCTTTCGATGGATCGTGCTTGACACGGATCGCTTCTTTCGGCACTTTGTCGACGAAAGCATGGAATGACATGGTGTTGTTGTTCTGTTCCTGTAGCATAGAAAAGATGGATGTGATGTCAGATGCACCGTCTCCCGGCACGCCGACGATGGAGCTGCGGTCGCTGAATACGTGAGAGACTGAGCTCATCTGACTGTCCTCCGTAGGCGAGCGATATACCTGGGTGGGTCTCGTGTTGAGCACCGAACTGTCCGGGAAGCTTGGGTTTGGCATTTCCCTCAACGATGAGATGCGAGGAGCAAACATGTCAACTCCGGGCGACGGAGCCAGAATTGGCGCCGGGGGTAGTGGGCGACGATCTGGCGATAGTGCTGCGAGAGCACGTTCTTGTGAGTTTTGCGAGTTTGACCTTCCATGGGTTGGATCCTTGATGTCGAGGATAGCGGCCAACGCCGTGTAGCCTATGCCAGAAGCAACATCCAGCTTGCCACCTTCGCCAATGACAGAAGAGAACATCAGGGCGCTGATACTCAACGCAGCTCGACATTGTTGAAGGCACACCCGAAGTTTGTCAATCTCGTTCTCCGCGAAGATCATGCTAAAGCCCTTTCCTAGCTTTGCAAAGCCCTGCTTCTTTTCGTTTCCCAAGAGCTTGTTCACCACTTGATCCATGATGGTGAACGCATTGTTGGTCTGGGAGAACCTTTCGCGGAGCTCTTGCTGTACATCAGTAGAGAACTTAGCAGTCGATCGTGCTAGACCTGCTTTGGCAGGGAACAGAGCTCTGCTGGCCTCGAGGAACTCGACGGCAAGCTCCCTGAAGCCATGGCGAGGAGTCTTCGCTATGCTGAGGTACTCGAGTGTATGTACGGCGATGCTGTTTCCCAAGGCGATCGTTCGATTGCATAGGTCCAGCAAGCTCTCTTTCCCTTTGTTCGGCGCCATGTCCGGAGCAGAGCCTCACCCACGATTGCAACTCGTTGTGGTGATCGTCGTGATGATCGACGTGAGGCGTGTGTATCGTAGAATCGTGAAGGAAAAGTGTCCGATCAAGAGCAATGGGCAGGAAAGCAAATCGCTCTAGGTAGGTACGTGGATCATGCTGCATTTTGATGCCGCCACACGCAGGGTCCAGCCTCGAAGCACGACAAAGAACGTCCACACTTGGATCTGGCCCAAGCGTGAGGCGTCGGAGGATGTCTCCTTCAGGAACAATCTGAGTCGTGCATCGGTGGCGTCGGCTACTGCTTGTGCCTGAATCGTAGCACACTAGCGTTCACAGCCACGTCGTACGCTATAGGCCTTCACAAGCAAATGTTTCTTGCTGTCCCATTTTCGACGTCGTCAAGTTTGAATTCCCGCAGGGACAGCCTATCTGTCGAGCACAATGTGTAAGTGTATTCATGTCGTGCAATTTTGTCTCGGAAGATCTTGGTCTGCATCTGCGAGTGACCATGATATGTCGCCGGAGTCCTCGGTCCACCAGCCGAGCCGACCTTAAAGTTCCTCGGGATCTGCGCCACTCACACCATCACACGCATACCGATGGGAGCCGACAAATACTATTTGACGCGTACGGCTTGGCTTTTTGGCATGTAGAGTAGGTCCAGATTGGCTATATCCGGCAATTCTCGAGATCCTTGGGCAACAAGATCTAACATAGCCGTGAGAGCTTCACTCTTTGAAGTTCCATCTAGATTGCTTCGAGGATAACGCCTTTTATTGCCCTCTAACCCCCTAAGGGGGGCTTAAAAAGCATAGGGTACGAGGTCTTGCAATTCAACCTAGAATGCTCTTTGGAAGCGACTTAATTCGAGGTCGCTGTGACTAGTTAGATCAAGCTGAAGGTGATGGGTTGAGCCAGATCCGTACATGCCAAATAGCAAAGCCGTACGCGTCAAATAGCATTTGCCATGGGAACCCTGTCTGGTCATGCAAGGTGGCTTTGATATTTCTTGGCCCAGGCGTCTAGTCGCGGACCTAGATACGAAGCACCTCTTTGATGCGACTTAGCATTGTGATTGGCCCAGGGCTGTGATATCGAGACTTCGTTCCTTTGTTTAGTACTGTACCAGATCTCGCTGGGACATGCCAGATCGCACAAGGGCCCAGCCGCGTGAACAGATCGATTACTGAGCCGAGTATCGTCCAGCGTGATATCAAAGTCATGCCTCCGCCGTGCCGCAGATGTTCTTCGACATTTCGCCCCTGAGGTTTGGCTGAGCAAACATTGTAACGGGTGTGCAGCATCATTCCAGTAACAGGTATATGCGCTAGCAGTGAGCTGGAACCGATGCTGCAAGTGATTTGGCGCCAATATATCGATGCATTTGCTCCAGGTCCGGCTGACAGTACATGGCTCCAGGCTCGATCGAGGTCAGGACGTCGGGTCGCTGAACCGATAAGTTATTGCGAATCTTAACAGCTTCCATTGATCAGCCAAAATTTCAACCAGGTTGGAATGCACACCGTGGTTGTTTGAGCGCATGCATATCCGAGCCGCTAATTGACCATCTTAGCAGCTTGTCCTATGCATCGGTCATGCATACAATGCCGGCTAGTCCCGTGCCGCGCAAATAACGCTTCCGGCCGCTTGACGTAGAAAGGGTGGTTTCACTCCCAAACTGCGCTTGTTCGCTACTGCGGCGCCGGGCTGATATTGTGTCAGCAGACATCTTCGAAGGGTACACACGTTGCTCCGGCTGGCAACGTCGTGCTTGAAAGGCCAGCAGCATTGGCTGAGCATGTCAAGGGCAATGCTGCTGGAGTATCTCAGGGGTTCCCCATGGTGGTGTGCCACAGCTGGACACGCGTCAAGAGCGGACTCCCACGTCGGACGTGACAATGCTTCAGTTGTCGCGCAGAAGGAGGCTGATGCTCGCATATCCGTCACCTGAGCCTTTGATGGTATATGCTTGTTGTCAACTCCTCAAAGTCGGTCTCACCTTAAAACTCCAGCAACATTTCCGTTGTCACCACAACATCATCAATTCCATCAACAGAATCAGGCGACTGTTGATGCGATGCCGGTCTCATAATCAGCGAACCATACTTGCATCACGCAAGGCACTCTTGCGCCTGGCGTCGAGCCGTCATGCCGAGGAGACGGCAAGTCACACCAGGCAGGTCTGATATCTTCTTCCATCACATGAGCCCAATGCTCTTGGGAATGCGGCCAGCGGAAGCGAGGTGTTGGCACTCCGAAGAGGTGCATGATGGGCTTACTTTACATTTCAGCTCACTGCTAATGCCCAGCTGTCACGGCAAGAACGCCGCGGCCGGCACCGGCTTCTATGCAGTGCAACCTAGCAGCATAGCCTCTCAGCTCGCTTTCGCACAGGAGGGCCAAGCGGCTCACAACTTCTCGCAGCAGTTTGAATCCATCTTGCTGAATGAAAAATAGGCAGGACTGACGGCGAAAATCCATCAGCTGAACGTACATCCCAATCCACTGCCAAGATGGCGAACGAATTGTTCTGGGTCAACAGAGACGCGACCTCAGGCCATGTTGCGCACAGCTCTAAAGAGGAACGTTCGGCCATACAGAGCAAGATCCAAAGAGGCAGACCACGAAAGCGGAAGCCAAAGGCGAAGTCTGGTCagagtggcgccccgagcCATGAGCCACAGCAGACAGATAGGCCTAAGGAGCTCTACGACCATTATTGCCAGCAGATGACCATAACACTGGACCCATTCGACGCTGCAACCGTCAAGCTAGATAGCACCATCAGCGGGCTTCTGCGGTACTACGTCTACTACCATCACCCGGCCCAGGTAGGTACAGCCCAGGTAAGACCCTATGCGTCTGGACTTGGGGAGACTGACTTTGGTGCTCGCTCTCAGTGGCCGAACGAGCCATTCGAAAGCCGTGGCCCCTACACCTTCAAGACATCAGTCGCACGTGTCGTTTCCACTGCTGTAGAAGACGAAATGATGATGTTCTGCTTACTTGCGGCTGCAACCTGCAGACTTCAGTACGTGGATCATCTTTCCTATGCTAACGTGTCCCGGAACGAAGACGTCTACTCCGCACGAGCACTTCAGCTCTTGCGAACCCGTGTCGAGACAGAAGCACATTCATCGAGTGCAAGACTCGATGTACTTCTGTAGTGCATTACCTTTCTGGGCTCGGCAGAATGGTATCGAAACAATTTCGCGGCCGCGCGGCTGCATCTGAAAGCAGCCCTGGTCTTACTTGACAAGCATGGCGGGATCATGACAATGCGAAACAAGCATCTACAGAAGCAACTCCTGATGGGTGATTTGTTCCTGGCATGCGTGAACCTCGAACCTTGCCTTTGTGGTCATGACTACGATCCAGGCCCATCGGATCTGCTCGAGCTGCAAGTCGCTGAACTTTGCGATGCGAGTGCTTCGAGCCTTCTGCTAGGAAGCTCTTTACTAGCTGCTGACAATGCCATTGTGCTGCCAGAGCTCAAAGACCTGGTGCAGCAGATCATCGAGGTGTACACGGTCAAATCTCAAATGCGGATTCAAAACATGTCAACCAAACGGGCATTACAAACCGGCCACTGGATCACGACACGCAATATGGCGATCCGCAATAGATTGTTAGCTGTCAACTCCATCGCGGACGGAACGAATGCCATCAGAACGGCTCTGATAATGTGGACATTGCTCACAATGAACATCACTGGGAGGCTCAAGACCATCGGCATTATGGCGCAAAGACTACAGCAGCTATACCAACGGCTACCGTACGAAGCTACGCAGCTCAGTCAATGTTGGTTCTGGCTGTTGACTATCGGTCATATGTGCTCCTCGGCCGGTTCAGGCACATGTTCATGGTTTCTACATAGGCTCTACGATCTGGAAGAAATACGAATCACCCTCTCGACCCAGGATTGCCATAAGCAGACGCTCACGAGGAGACTCAAAACGATGCAGTGTGGCTTCCTGTACGATGATGCGATACAAGGTCCGCTCACCGAAGCTCTTGCGGCATCTCTGGTTATAACGCTGTCCGCGGAAGAAGATGACTCCCAGGAGAGTGATTGGCTATCACGAGCTCATACTGATTTCGACACGTCCTTCACTTCCTTAGATGCGGTGTCACCAGAGTGAGCTGCACAGTGGCCGAAACCTTTGCCGAATCGGGAAGGGAAGTCGCGATCAGCCGAAGCCGGGCGGTCCTTGCAGTTCGGCATGCCGATGGTCACGAAAGTACTTGCTGGTCTACCCGGACCTTCCTGCCAGGTCTTTGTCGCCATTCGCAGTCGACGACATGCCTGCTGACTTTGCGATGACTACTTGCAGCAGCGCAAAACGCCTGCCGCTTGATGCAACGCTTCGCTGGTTGACACTGCTTCCAGCAACAGTCGACGCTGCCTTCG
It encodes:
- a CDS encoding Putative ankyrin repeat protein: MAPNKGKESLLDLCNRTIALGNSIAVHTLEYLSIAKTPRHGFRELAVEFLEASRALFPAKAGLARSTAKFSTDVQQELRERFSQTNNAFTIMDQVVNKLLGNEKKQGFAKLGKGFSMIFAENEIDKLRVCLQQCRAALSISALMFSSVIGEGGKLDVASGIGYTALAAILDIKDPTHGRSNSQNSQERALAALSPDRRPLPPAPILAPSPGVDMFAPRISSLREMPNPSFPDSSVLNTRPTQVYRSPTEDSQMSSVSHVFSDRSSIVGVPGDGASDITSIFSMLQEQNNNTMSFHAFVDKVPKEAIRVKHDPSKAPRWRPKHTTPNVSDASRKALTNAVQQKDHKTIEQLLDHGIPAENSLLGAAVINHDIESMRLLLLFGADVNAKDKDGSTPLYTATGSSFFEAAQLLMKYGADPNVSAGPYGENPFAVSLTPSKAHFAQLYLQHGADTNAMEENGCTPFTQSMNKSTPASLVELMMVYDADPNNKNIRGETPLFKAINAGRTDLVTLLLDHGADPNLPGPKIVLWAAVHTPQMLEILLERGADLRRAPGVLELATSINSREAIDLLLKHGADPNAKKDGIYTPLCSAIRDNREDLVDLLLANGADPNLTALEFPCFKCVTYHRSHLLPRLLAAGANPNSPKGIIEHAVAHNDKDALQFFLEHNVDPNARNKSGHTALTTAIKENRLEMIDLLLAHGADPGVRGHDWPISMAVRNAEVLVKLLPHIETSRINKGAVEMAVVANQLESVKLLLAKGVDVEEKNGGVFSPLTTSIRENRKDIFRYLIDEAGADPNAPGEHLPIIKAIRRHREDDMSYIEHLLFKGADINLMYRGWNAVLQAVDNGDVQILRLLAAKGNPDLRARDEHGRSVHDIMQERGLQEEESILSGGRSPSPKIKDAQYQLRELVL